A window of Clavibacter michiganensis contains these coding sequences:
- a CDS encoding epimerase, translating into MSDAPGSTAPRTAVVAGASGFIGQVLVRELGDEGYLVRTIGRSGADACWGDAEGIRRLLDGADLLVNLAGKSVNCRYGAANRREILRSRVETTAELARAVADSARPVPMWINASTATVYRHATDRPQTESTGELGDDFSPSVGRAWERAFFAPELPATRRVALRIAIVLGRDGALQPLLGLARFGLGGPQLDGRFPGRPSRIRAGAHHGYQPTHGRQVFSWLHIDDLVGIIRFVRDTPTLEGPVNASSPAPVTNRRLMKVLRRAVGMPVGLAANRWMLEVGMWLFRTEPELVLKSRWVVPETLEAAGYRFRWPELDAAVADIVRR; encoded by the coding sequence ATGAGCGACGCGCCGGGGTCGACCGCCCCGCGCACCGCGGTCGTCGCGGGAGCGTCCGGCTTCATCGGGCAGGTGCTCGTGCGCGAGCTCGGCGACGAGGGCTACCTGGTCCGCACGATCGGCCGCTCCGGCGCCGACGCGTGCTGGGGCGACGCCGAGGGGATCCGCCGGCTCCTCGACGGCGCCGACCTCCTCGTGAACCTCGCGGGCAAGAGCGTGAACTGCCGCTACGGCGCGGCGAACCGCCGGGAGATCCTGCGCTCGCGCGTGGAGACGACGGCCGAGCTCGCGCGCGCCGTCGCCGACAGCGCGCGGCCCGTGCCGATGTGGATCAACGCCTCCACCGCCACCGTCTACCGGCACGCGACCGACCGGCCGCAGACGGAGTCGACCGGCGAGCTCGGCGACGACTTCTCGCCGTCGGTCGGCCGCGCGTGGGAGCGCGCGTTCTTCGCGCCCGAGCTGCCCGCCACCCGCCGCGTGGCGCTCCGGATCGCGATCGTGCTCGGCCGCGACGGCGCGCTGCAGCCGCTCCTCGGCCTCGCGCGCTTCGGCCTCGGCGGCCCGCAGCTCGACGGCCGGTTCCCCGGACGCCCGTCCCGGATCCGGGCCGGTGCGCACCACGGTTACCAGCCGACCCACGGCCGCCAGGTCTTCAGCTGGCTGCACATCGACGACCTGGTCGGCATCATCCGCTTCGTGCGCGACACCCCGACCCTCGAGGGTCCGGTCAACGCGTCGAGCCCCGCGCCCGTCACCAACCGCCGCCTGATGAAGGTCCTGCGCCGTGCCGTCGGCATGCCCGTCGGCCTCGCGGCGAACCGGTGGATGCTCGAGGTCGGCATGTGGCTGTTCCGCACGGAGCCGGAGCTCGTCCTCAAGAGCCGCTGGGTCGTGCCGGAGACGCTCGAGGCCGCGGGCTACCGCTTCCGCTGGCCCGAGCTCGACGCGGCCGTCGCCGACATCGTGCGCCGCTGA
- a CDS encoding ComEC/Rec2 family competence protein, with product MLLGAAAAREPSRHPEVLEAAVHADGMVVADAVVDEPPAQVAARPGSGQGRADRVRIVAHLTALHIGRDAGGRTVDATLRLPAPVPVVVFASGVDEQHDGSAPARPGVGALMHVSAAVRAADPGDRAAYLLVARGAPEVAGGPAGALGFADGLRARLADAAADLRGPGAELLPGLAIGDVSAVTPALAQTMKDSSLTHLTAVSGANCAVIVGLVLALAAAAGLRRPARAVAALAALGAFVILVTPQPSVLRAAVMAAVLIVSTASGRPSRGLPALAVAVVVLLTGDPWLARDLGFALSVLATAGLLVLAPPLADRLSRRMPRRLAEALAIPVAAQVACQPVLLVLQPGLPVHGVLANVLAEPAAAPATIGGLVACVVLPVWPSAGGLVLRLAWLPASWIAAVASVMSRLPAGRVPWASGPAGVIALTVAIALVIAVVALGRPVSPRPRAAAVPGPGDVPPDG from the coding sequence ATGCTCCTCGGCGCCGCCGCCGCCCGCGAGCCGTCGCGACACCCGGAGGTCCTCGAGGCCGCCGTGCACGCGGACGGCATGGTGGTCGCGGACGCGGTCGTCGACGAGCCTCCCGCGCAGGTAGCCGCGCGCCCCGGGAGCGGACAGGGCCGCGCGGATCGGGTGCGGATCGTCGCGCACCTGACCGCGCTCCACATCGGCCGCGATGCGGGCGGACGCACGGTCGACGCCACGCTGCGGCTGCCGGCCCCGGTGCCCGTCGTGGTCTTCGCCTCGGGCGTCGACGAGCAGCACGACGGATCCGCTCCCGCTCGCCCGGGGGTCGGCGCGCTCATGCACGTGAGCGCCGCCGTCCGCGCCGCGGATCCGGGCGACCGCGCCGCCTACCTCCTCGTCGCCCGCGGGGCACCCGAGGTCGCGGGCGGTCCCGCCGGCGCGCTCGGGTTCGCCGACGGACTCCGCGCGCGCCTCGCCGACGCCGCGGCCGACCTCCGCGGACCGGGGGCCGAGCTGCTGCCCGGTCTCGCGATCGGGGACGTGTCGGCCGTGACGCCCGCCCTCGCGCAGACCATGAAGGACAGCTCGCTCACGCACCTCACGGCCGTCTCCGGCGCGAACTGCGCTGTCATCGTGGGACTCGTGCTCGCGCTGGCCGCCGCGGCCGGGCTCCGGCGACCGGCGCGAGCGGTCGCGGCGTTGGCCGCCCTCGGCGCGTTCGTGATCCTGGTGACGCCGCAGCCCAGCGTGCTGCGCGCCGCCGTGATGGCCGCCGTGCTCATCGTCTCCACCGCATCCGGTCGGCCTTCCCGCGGCCTGCCCGCCCTCGCGGTGGCCGTGGTCGTCCTGCTCACGGGCGATCCCTGGCTGGCACGCGACCTCGGCTTCGCCCTCAGCGTGCTGGCGACGGCCGGGCTCCTCGTGCTGGCGCCCCCGCTCGCGGACCGCCTGTCGCGCCGCATGCCGCGTCGCCTGGCCGAGGCGCTCGCGATCCCCGTCGCCGCGCAGGTGGCGTGCCAGCCGGTGCTCCTCGTGCTGCAACCCGGCCTGCCCGTGCACGGGGTGCTCGCCAACGTGCTCGCCGAGCCCGCCGCCGCACCGGCCACCATCGGCGGGCTCGTCGCCTGCGTCGTCCTCCCGGTCTGGCCGTCTGCGGGCGGTCTCGTGCTGCGCCTGGCCTGGCTGCCCGCGTCGTGGATCGCCGCGGTAGCCTCCGTCATGTCCCGTCTCCCGGCGGGCCGCGTGCCCTGGGCGTCCGGGCCCGCGGGCGTCATCGCGCTCACGGTCGCGATCGCCCTGGTGATCGCGGTGGTGGCGCTCGGGCGTCCGGTCTCCCCGCGGCCGCGCGCCGCCGCCGTCCCCGGGCCGGGGGATGTCCCACCCGACGGCTAA
- the holA gene encoding DNA polymerase III subunit delta — protein MATRTSRSTAAKPSAAIPQLSWDAVRPAPIVLVSGTEALLADRAMRRLRDILTAEDPRIEVSDIEADSYAPGELITLASPSLFAEPRLIRVVNVEKSSDQFLLDAVAYLDQPADDTYVVLRHAGGVRGKKLLDAVRAGTGGGIEVVCAELKKDSEKHDFAVAEFRAAKRSITPGAVRQLVAAFQDDVSELASACQQLISDTAHEITEVTVDQYYGGRVEINAFAVADSAIAGRGGEALVLLRHALTSGADPVPLIAAFAMKIRTMAKVSGVSGASGQLASKLGMAPWQVDRARRDLQLWDDAGLGRAIEALAEADAQVKGGGRDPVYSLERMVRTVASRGRD, from the coding sequence ATGGCGACCAGGACGTCCCGCAGCACGGCGGCGAAGCCCTCCGCGGCCATCCCGCAGCTCTCCTGGGACGCGGTGCGGCCGGCGCCCATCGTCCTCGTGTCCGGCACCGAGGCCCTCCTCGCCGACCGGGCGATGCGACGCCTCCGCGACATCCTCACGGCGGAGGACCCCCGCATCGAGGTCTCCGACATCGAGGCCGACTCCTACGCGCCCGGCGAGCTCATCACGCTCGCGAGCCCGTCCCTGTTCGCGGAGCCGCGGCTCATCCGGGTCGTGAACGTGGAGAAGAGCTCGGACCAGTTCCTGCTCGACGCGGTGGCGTACCTCGACCAGCCCGCCGACGACACCTACGTCGTGCTGCGGCACGCCGGGGGAGTGCGCGGCAAGAAGTTGCTCGACGCCGTGCGCGCGGGCACCGGCGGCGGCATCGAGGTCGTCTGCGCGGAGCTCAAGAAGGACAGCGAGAAGCACGACTTCGCCGTGGCCGAGTTCCGGGCCGCGAAGCGCTCGATCACGCCGGGCGCGGTGCGGCAGCTCGTGGCCGCCTTCCAGGACGACGTGAGCGAGCTCGCGTCGGCGTGCCAGCAGCTCATCTCGGACACCGCGCACGAGATCACCGAGGTCACGGTCGACCAGTACTACGGCGGGCGGGTCGAGATCAACGCCTTCGCGGTCGCGGACTCGGCGATCGCCGGCCGCGGCGGCGAGGCGCTCGTCCTGCTCCGCCACGCGCTCACCTCGGGCGCGGACCCCGTGCCGCTCATCGCCGCCTTCGCGATGAAGATCCGCACGATGGCCAAGGTCTCGGGGGTCTCGGGCGCGTCGGGCCAGCTGGCGTCGAAGCTCGGCATGGCACCGTGGCAGGTCGATCGCGCCCGCCGCGACCTGCAGCTCTGGGACGACGCGGGTCTCGGCCGGGCCATCGAGGCCCTCGCCGAGGCGGACGCGCAGGTGAAGGGCGGCGGACGCGACCCCGTCTACTCGCTGGAGCGCATGGTGCGCACCGTCGCCTCGCGCGGCCGGGACTGA
- a CDS encoding amidohydrolase: MPLSDSTAPVRASASSVTAIVGGHVIPVDGAPIPGGTVLLRDGLVAAVGQAGDVEVPEGATVIDASGRWVLPGFVEAHGHVGIHEEANGPAGNDTNEMTDPDMSSVRAIDAIDIDDEGFRDALKGGVTTIVVKPGSGNPIGGQSVAIKSWGGRTIDEQLVSDSVSVKSALGENPKRVYGAKDRTPSTRLGVAMVIRRAFRDAEDYRAARDHAAAEGKPFSRDLGKETLVRVLDGELAWDQHTHRHDDIATAIRLADEFGYRLVVNHGTEGDKIADVLAERGIPVIFGPMITSRSKVELRDRAVANLAALHRAGVLVAITTDAPVVPIDFLVHQASFAVKDGLPADVAIRAITANPAAILRLDHRVGALTPGLDADVVIWSGDPLDVQSRAEHVIIGGSTVYTWADGQGTTVERRARFGA, from the coding sequence ATGCCCCTCTCCGACAGCACCGCTCCCGTCCGCGCGTCCGCATCCTCCGTCACCGCCATCGTCGGCGGCCACGTCATCCCCGTCGACGGCGCCCCGATCCCGGGCGGCACCGTCCTCCTCCGCGACGGCCTCGTCGCCGCGGTCGGCCAGGCCGGCGACGTCGAGGTGCCCGAGGGCGCGACCGTCATCGACGCGAGCGGCCGCTGGGTCCTGCCGGGCTTCGTCGAGGCGCATGGCCACGTCGGCATCCACGAGGAGGCCAACGGCCCCGCGGGCAACGACACGAACGAGATGACGGATCCCGACATGAGCTCGGTGCGCGCGATCGACGCCATCGACATCGACGACGAGGGCTTCCGCGACGCGCTGAAGGGCGGCGTCACGACCATCGTCGTCAAGCCCGGCTCCGGCAACCCGATCGGCGGCCAGTCCGTCGCCATCAAGTCGTGGGGTGGCCGCACGATCGACGAGCAGCTCGTCAGCGACTCCGTGAGCGTCAAGAGCGCGCTGGGGGAGAACCCGAAGCGCGTCTACGGCGCCAAGGACCGCACGCCGTCGACGCGCCTGGGCGTGGCCATGGTGATCCGCCGCGCCTTCCGCGACGCCGAGGACTACCGCGCCGCGCGCGACCACGCCGCGGCGGAGGGCAAGCCGTTCTCCCGCGACCTCGGCAAGGAGACGCTCGTGCGTGTCCTCGACGGCGAGCTCGCCTGGGACCAGCACACCCACCGCCACGACGACATCGCCACCGCGATCCGCCTCGCCGACGAGTTCGGCTATCGCCTGGTCGTGAACCACGGCACCGAGGGCGACAAGATCGCCGACGTGCTCGCCGAGCGCGGCATCCCCGTGATCTTCGGCCCCATGATCACCTCGCGCTCCAAGGTCGAGCTCAGGGACCGCGCCGTCGCGAACCTGGCCGCGCTGCACCGCGCGGGCGTCCTCGTCGCGATCACGACCGACGCGCCGGTCGTGCCGATCGACTTCCTGGTGCACCAGGCGTCCTTCGCCGTGAAGGACGGCCTGCCCGCCGACGTCGCGATCCGCGCCATCACGGCGAACCCGGCCGCGATCCTCCGCCTCGACCACCGCGTCGGCGCGCTCACGCCGGGCCTCGACGCGGACGTCGTGATCTGGTCGGGCGACCCGCTCGACGTCCAGTCCCGCGCCGAGCACGTCATCATCGGCGGGAGCACGGTCTACACCTGGGCCGACGGCCAGGGCACCACGGTCGAGCGCCGCGCGCGCTTCGGCGCATGA
- the rpsT gene encoding 30S ribosomal protein S20 — MANIKSQIKRIGTNKKAQERNKAVKSELKTAIRSVKTAITAGDKDAAVKAVSLAGKKLDKAARKGVIHKNQAANRKGAIAKQVVKIG; from the coding sequence GTGGCAAACATCAAGTCGCAGATCAAGCGCATCGGCACCAACAAGAAGGCCCAGGAGCGCAACAAGGCCGTCAAGAGCGAGCTGAAGACGGCCATCCGCTCCGTCAAGACCGCCATCACCGCGGGCGACAAGGACGCGGCCGTCAAGGCCGTCAGCCTCGCCGGCAAGAAGCTCGACAAGGCCGCAAGAAAGGGCGTCATCCACAAGAACCAGGCCGCGAACCGCAAGGGCGCGATCGCCAAGCAGGTCGTCAAGATCGGCTGA
- a CDS encoding NUDIX hydrolase, whose product MGIPDFIVSLRERVGTAPLWLSGVTAVILDGPRVLLVRRGDTGAWAPVSGILEPGEEPAVGAWREAEEETGVIVEVERLVAVGTTDEITYPNGDRASYLDLTFRCRYVSGEARVNDDESLEVAWWPVDALPEMPADFLGRIRHAVGDVPETRFVRPGDDVPRLARDAPGPAA is encoded by the coding sequence ATGGGCATCCCCGACTTCATCGTCTCCCTCCGCGAGCGGGTCGGCACCGCTCCCCTCTGGCTCTCGGGCGTCACCGCCGTGATCCTCGACGGCCCCCGGGTCCTCCTCGTCCGCCGCGGCGACACCGGCGCGTGGGCGCCCGTCTCGGGGATCCTCGAGCCCGGCGAGGAGCCCGCCGTCGGCGCCTGGCGCGAGGCGGAGGAGGAGACCGGCGTGATCGTGGAGGTCGAGCGGCTGGTCGCCGTCGGGACGACGGACGAGATCACCTACCCGAACGGCGACCGGGCCAGCTACCTCGACCTCACGTTCCGGTGCCGCTACGTCTCGGGCGAGGCGCGCGTCAACGACGACGAGTCGCTCGAGGTCGCCTGGTGGCCGGTGGACGCGCTGCCGGAGATGCCCGCCGACTTCCTCGGGCGGATCCGGCACGCGGTCGGCGACGTGCCCGAGACCCGGTTCGTGCGTCCCGGCGACGACGTCCCCCGGCTCGCCCGCGACGCGCCCGGCCCCGCGGCCTGA